One genomic region from Leifsonia poae encodes:
- a CDS encoding TPM domain-containing protein produces MRGARILGGVLLAIGLVAGTATVASAQSPVDLGSGHVVDQAGVVGTDGMKSIEKASKQLSRDHNIDLYVVYVDRFTNPTDAADWANQTAANNNLGPTQYLLAVATDGRAFYLSGDSEGPVSDTKLGQIETNDIAPKLKAGDWTGAALAAATGLGDATGGGGSGGLIWFIVIALVVIAAVIFFLVRSRSKKKAAAGRPTTPQSELQALPIKDLERRAGSALVQTDDAVRTSEEELGFATAQYGAESVVPFQAALDAAKAQLGDAFKLKQKLDDSEPDTEQETRDWNVQIVLLCGAANEALDKQAAAFDELRSLEKRIPQATAEVQTAADAVQARIASSTAALASLSERYTDASLATVHDNITQAAERLAFVSTALTAAKQNSDAGESSAAAVGVRAAEESVDQATLLLDAVDRLGSDLGTTQQTIDSTIAELESDLAEARSLAAADDPQGAIGAAVAGTEQTLGDVKSKMAAGKVNPLEIAQRLEAANQSIDGVLQGVRDARQQAQRAVASLQQTLLSAKSRVSACEDFITARRGAVGPEARTRLAEAGRLVVQAEAAAAGDPVTALAQAQRADQLADEATRLAQQDVGGFQTTDPGLGGLFGGGGTGGGGGNGAMGAILGGILINSVLSGGGRSSGGGGRAGGSRPGGSSGGSGGFSPGSFGGGGTRSRRGGGRF; encoded by the coding sequence ATGCGCGGAGCACGAATTCTGGGTGGGGTGCTGCTGGCCATCGGGCTTGTCGCGGGCACGGCGACGGTTGCGAGCGCACAGAGCCCCGTCGACCTCGGCAGCGGACATGTAGTCGACCAGGCCGGAGTCGTCGGCACTGACGGCATGAAGTCGATCGAGAAAGCATCGAAGCAGCTCTCGCGAGACCACAACATCGACCTCTACGTCGTCTACGTCGACCGGTTCACGAATCCGACGGATGCGGCCGACTGGGCGAACCAGACGGCGGCCAACAACAATCTCGGTCCGACGCAGTATCTGCTCGCCGTCGCGACGGACGGGCGCGCCTTCTACCTCTCCGGCGACTCGGAGGGGCCGGTCAGCGACACCAAACTCGGTCAGATCGAGACCAACGACATCGCCCCCAAGCTGAAAGCCGGCGATTGGACAGGCGCCGCGCTGGCGGCCGCCACCGGTCTCGGCGACGCCACAGGCGGTGGCGGCAGCGGTGGTCTGATCTGGTTCATCGTGATCGCCCTCGTCGTGATCGCCGCCGTGATCTTCTTCCTCGTCCGCAGCCGGTCGAAGAAGAAAGCGGCGGCCGGCCGGCCGACCACGCCGCAGAGCGAATTGCAGGCGCTGCCGATCAAAGACCTCGAGAGGCGCGCCGGGTCGGCCCTGGTGCAGACCGACGACGCCGTGCGCACCAGCGAGGAGGAGCTCGGCTTCGCCACCGCCCAATACGGGGCGGAGTCGGTCGTCCCGTTCCAGGCCGCCCTCGACGCGGCGAAGGCGCAGCTCGGCGACGCGTTCAAACTCAAGCAGAAGCTCGACGACTCCGAACCGGACACCGAGCAGGAGACGCGCGACTGGAACGTGCAGATCGTGCTGCTGTGCGGTGCCGCCAATGAAGCGCTCGACAAGCAGGCGGCGGCGTTCGACGAGCTGCGGTCGCTCGAGAAGCGTATTCCCCAGGCGACGGCCGAGGTGCAGACCGCCGCGGATGCCGTCCAGGCGAGGATCGCCTCCTCCACGGCCGCCCTCGCCTCCCTGTCGGAGCGTTACACCGATGCTTCGCTCGCCACAGTGCACGACAACATCACCCAGGCCGCCGAACGGCTCGCCTTCGTCTCCACCGCTCTCACCGCCGCGAAGCAGAACAGCGATGCCGGCGAGTCGAGCGCCGCCGCGGTCGGGGTTCGGGCGGCCGAGGAGTCGGTCGACCAGGCGACACTGCTCCTGGATGCGGTCGACCGGCTCGGCAGCGACCTCGGCACCACGCAGCAGACCATCGACTCCACCATCGCCGAGCTGGAGAGCGATCTCGCCGAGGCGCGTTCACTCGCGGCCGCCGACGACCCGCAGGGCGCCATCGGCGCCGCGGTCGCCGGCACCGAGCAGACCCTCGGCGATGTGAAGAGCAAGATGGCCGCCGGCAAGGTCAACCCGCTCGAGATCGCGCAGCGGCTGGAGGCCGCCAATCAGAGCATCGATGGCGTGCTGCAGGGGGTTCGGGATGCGCGCCAGCAGGCCCAGCGCGCGGTCGCCTCGCTGCAGCAGACCCTGCTGTCGGCGAAGAGCCGGGTCTCCGCCTGTGAAGACTTCATCACGGCCCGACGCGGCGCCGTCGGGCCGGAGGCACGCACCCGGCTCGCCGAGGCCGGCCGTCTCGTGGTGCAGGCCGAGGCCGCAGCGGCCGGCGACCCGGTCACGGCGCTCGCGCAGGCCCAACGCGCCGACCAGCTCGCAGACGAGGCGACCCGGCTCGCCCAGCAGGACGTCGGCGGCTTCCAGACGACCGACCCCGGACTCGGCGGCCTCTTCGGTGGCGGCGGAACCGGTGGTGGGGGCGGCAACGGGGCGATGGGCGCCATCCTCGGCGGCATCCTGATCAACTCGGTGCTCAGCGGCGGTGGGCGGTCCTCCGGGGGCGGCGGCCGGGCCGGCGGAAGCCGGCCGGGTGGCAGCAGCGGCGGTAGCGGCGGCTTCAGCCCTGGAAGCTTCGGCGGAGGCGGCACCCGCTCCCGTCGCGGAGGTGGACGGTTCTAG
- a CDS encoding gamma-glutamyl-gamma-aminobutyrate hydrolase family protein, whose translation MSGQHPSRSLAVVEVIRFRGHDRAYHDYVQVLVGAAIAEAERQGWAVIRLAADQGEDALLARTEDADAILLMGGEDIAPAFYGGIAGYDGESRHLEAADAAQIALARRAIARETPLLGICRGLQIVNVALGGTLIQHLGEQSIHKNHGVPVREVMATHPVRLAAGSLVAGLLGGATVDVQSAHHQAVDRVGAGLVVTGRAPDGHVEAVEHESAPVLAVQWHPEDPGAPAGQLEALIASLDRVATPLSFAA comes from the coding sequence ATGAGCGGTCAGCACCCGTCACGGTCGCTCGCCGTCGTCGAGGTCATCCGGTTCCGTGGACACGACCGGGCCTACCACGACTATGTGCAGGTTCTCGTCGGTGCGGCCATCGCCGAGGCGGAGCGTCAGGGTTGGGCGGTCATCCGGCTCGCCGCCGACCAGGGCGAGGATGCGCTTCTCGCGCGCACCGAGGACGCCGACGCCATTCTCCTGATGGGCGGCGAAGACATCGCGCCCGCCTTCTACGGCGGCATCGCCGGGTATGACGGCGAGAGCCGGCACCTCGAAGCCGCCGACGCCGCCCAGATCGCGCTAGCCCGCCGGGCGATCGCCCGAGAGACACCGCTTCTCGGCATCTGCCGGGGTCTGCAGATCGTGAACGTGGCACTGGGCGGGACGCTCATCCAGCATCTGGGGGAGCAGAGCATCCACAAGAACCACGGCGTGCCGGTGCGCGAGGTCATGGCGACGCATCCGGTGCGTCTCGCGGCCGGGAGCCTGGTCGCCGGCCTCCTCGGCGGCGCTACTGTCGATGTGCAGAGCGCGCACCACCAGGCGGTCGACCGGGTGGGCGCGGGGCTCGTGGTCACCGGGCGTGCGCCGGACGGACATGTCGAGGCGGTCGAGCACGAGAGCGCCCCGGTGTTGGCGGTGCAGTGGCATCCGGAAGACCCGGGCGCCCCCGCGGGGCAGCTGGAGGCGCTCATCGCCTCCCTCGACCGCGTCGCCACCCCCCTCTCGTTCGCCGCCTAA
- a CDS encoding N-acetylglucosamine kinase produces the protein MGEVTADGHRPIVIAVDGGGSKTDAVALDLDGSVVASARGTTSSPHIIGMGEAARLIDDLIAEILRQTGGAPIAQANIYLSGLDLPAEVAAFRAAIAGYAWADAIVDNDLFALLRAGTDEPDAVAVVCGTGINCVGVRSDGAVVRYPSLGMISGDWGGGWHLGEQALWHAARAVDGRGQETTLAFAIPAVFGLDSIQAVIEALHFGSLPNSDLARISPAVFDAARAGDAVAGSLVDRQADEIVAFAATTLRRLELLGRRVPVVLGGGVIGARDERLLAGIERELARRAPLAHIELVTAAPILGAGLLALEGAAAGQSALDSARSSLASRRSALTLR, from the coding sequence GTGGGCGAAGTGACCGCCGACGGCCATCGCCCGATCGTGATAGCGGTCGACGGCGGCGGCTCCAAGACCGATGCGGTGGCGCTCGACCTCGACGGCTCCGTCGTGGCGAGCGCCCGCGGCACCACCTCCAGCCCGCACATCATCGGCATGGGCGAGGCGGCCAGGCTGATCGACGACCTGATCGCCGAGATCCTGCGGCAGACCGGCGGCGCCCCGATCGCCCAGGCCAACATCTACCTCTCCGGCCTCGACCTGCCTGCCGAGGTCGCCGCGTTCCGGGCGGCAATCGCCGGGTACGCCTGGGCGGATGCGATCGTCGACAACGATCTGTTCGCCCTGCTGCGCGCCGGCACCGACGAGCCGGATGCGGTGGCGGTCGTCTGCGGCACCGGCATCAACTGCGTCGGTGTCCGTAGTGACGGCGCGGTCGTGCGCTATCCCTCGCTCGGCATGATCTCAGGCGATTGGGGTGGCGGCTGGCACCTCGGCGAGCAGGCCCTCTGGCACGCCGCGCGCGCGGTCGACGGGCGCGGGCAGGAGACGACGCTCGCGTTCGCCATCCCCGCGGTCTTCGGCCTCGACTCGATCCAGGCCGTGATCGAAGCGTTGCACTTCGGCTCGCTCCCGAACTCGGACCTCGCCCGGATCAGCCCGGCCGTCTTCGACGCCGCGCGGGCCGGGGATGCGGTGGCCGGCTCGCTCGTCGACCGCCAGGCCGACGAGATCGTCGCCTTCGCCGCCACCACACTGCGCCGCCTCGAGCTCCTCGGCCGACGCGTGCCGGTCGTGCTCGGCGGCGGCGTGATCGGCGCGCGCGACGAACGGCTGCTCGCCGGGATCGAACGGGAGCTGGCCCGCCGCGCGCCGCTGGCTCACATCGAGCTCGTCACCGCCGCGCCGATCCTCGGTGCCGGTCTGCTCGCGCTCGAGGGGGCCGCGGCCGGCCAATCCGCCCTCGACAGCGCCCGCAGCAGCCTCGCCTCCCGCCGCTCCGCCCTCACCCTCCGCTGA